A region from the Streptomyces tsukubensis genome encodes:
- a CDS encoding serine hydrolase domain-containing protein — protein sequence MPKTPGRSAHRSIIPRRPARPTGRNRDTARRHRLRTTTIALVTGALAATAFAAPARAQDGPADRGHHRATQQALDAVVAGGLPGITAAATDRHGLWQGASGIGDRRTKAPRGVNDRFRIASITKTFVATVLLQMEAEGKLSLDDTVEKWLPGAVRGNGNDGRKITVRQLLNHTSGIYDFLEDPAYIAKYMSVSGFLKHRYEYRSPWVAVVAAMRNAPTSPPGTRQQYSNTNYVLAGLILQKAGGRSYETEVRKRIIEPLKLRATTVPGNSSRMPEPSSRAYSKFSLDPAATKVYDVTFQNASQSWAEGDMISSAADLNRFYSALLGGKLLPPEQLKAMKTVIPDPDDPSTGYGLGLQSFNTSCGTVLWGHTGGWFGSLSVAVTTEDGRHQLAFNTNGDWRGNELGLPMDAEYCGTAPAAASGRAGTEAGTGVLGAERKSRTGF from the coding sequence ATGCCGAAGACTCCGGGCAGATCCGCCCACCGCAGCATCATCCCGCGCCGCCCCGCCCGCCCCACCGGGCGCAACCGGGACACGGCCCGGCGCCACCGTCTCCGTACCACCACGATCGCCCTGGTCACCGGCGCCCTGGCGGCCACCGCCTTCGCCGCGCCCGCCCGCGCCCAGGACGGCCCCGCGGACCGCGGACACCACCGGGCGACCCAGCAGGCGCTGGACGCCGTCGTCGCGGGCGGACTGCCCGGGATCACCGCCGCCGCCACCGACCGGCACGGGCTGTGGCAGGGCGCATCCGGTATCGGCGACCGGCGGACCAAGGCCCCCCGCGGGGTGAACGACCGCTTCCGGATCGCGTCCATCACCAAGACCTTCGTGGCCACCGTCCTGCTCCAGATGGAGGCGGAGGGGAAGCTGAGCCTCGACGACACCGTCGAGAAATGGCTGCCAGGAGCCGTCCGGGGCAATGGCAACGACGGCCGGAAGATCACCGTACGCCAGCTCCTCAACCACACCAGCGGTATCTACGACTTCCTCGAAGACCCCGCCTACATCGCCAAGTACATGTCCGTCTCGGGCTTCCTCAAGCACCGCTACGAGTACCGCAGCCCCTGGGTCGCGGTCGTCGCCGCGATGCGCAACGCCCCCACGTCCCCGCCCGGCACCCGGCAGCAGTACTCGAACACCAACTACGTGCTGGCGGGGCTGATCCTCCAGAAGGCGGGCGGCCGGTCCTACGAGACGGAGGTACGGAAGCGGATCATCGAACCGCTGAAGCTGCGCGCCACCACCGTCCCCGGCAACAGCAGCCGGATGCCGGAGCCCAGCAGCCGCGCCTACTCGAAGTTCTCACTCGACCCGGCGGCGACGAAGGTCTACGACGTCACCTTCCAGAACGCCTCCCAGAGCTGGGCCGAGGGCGACATGATCTCCAGCGCGGCCGACCTCAATCGCTTCTACAGCGCCCTGCTGGGCGGAAAGCTGCTGCCGCCGGAGCAGTTGAAGGCGATGAAGACCGTGATCCCGGACCCGGACGATCCCTCGACGGGGTACGGGCTCGGTCTGCAGAGCTTCAACACGAGCTGCGGCACCGTCCTGTGGGGCCACACCGGCGGCTGGTTCGGATCGCTGTCGGTGGCGGTGACCACGGAGGACGGCCGCCACCAGCTCGCGTTCAACACCAACGGGGACTGGCGGGGCAACGAGCTGGGCCTGCCCATGGACGCGGAGTACTGCGGTACGGCACCGGCGGCGGCATCCGGCCGAGCTGGAACCGAGGCCGGGACCGGGGTCCTCGGCGCCGAACGGAAGAGCCGGACGGGCTTCTGA
- the mshD gene encoding mycothiol synthase, with protein MTTDAVTPESGRRIESLDALTPDRAEAVLALLDAAAAADGTQAVSEQGRLQLRGGKREGVRHLLLSFGGELVGYAQLEDTDPVEAPAAELVVHPSHRGRGHGRALGSALLAASGKRLRVWAHGGKSAARHLAQVLGLTLFRELRQMRRPLASPDTAGEAPADLPEPVLPAGVTVRTFVPGRDDEAWLAVNAAAFAHHPEQGALTQRDLDDRKNEPWFDPRGFFLAERGGEVIGFHWTKVHAAEQLGEVYVVGVRPDAQGGGLGRVLTAIGLRHLAAQGLPTAMLYVDADNTAAVRVYERLGFRTHEVDLMYRTES; from the coding sequence ATGACGACAGACGCAGTGACCCCGGAGTCCGGACGGCGGATCGAGAGCCTCGACGCCCTCACCCCCGACCGGGCCGAAGCCGTCCTCGCCCTGCTCGACGCGGCCGCGGCGGCCGACGGGACGCAGGCCGTCTCCGAGCAGGGACGGCTGCAACTGCGCGGCGGCAAGCGGGAGGGCGTCCGGCATCTGCTGCTCAGCTTCGGCGGCGAGCTGGTCGGCTACGCACAGCTCGAAGACACCGATCCGGTCGAGGCGCCCGCCGCCGAGCTCGTCGTCCACCCCTCCCACCGGGGCCGCGGCCACGGCCGGGCGCTCGGCAGCGCCCTGCTCGCCGCCTCGGGCAAGCGGCTGCGGGTCTGGGCGCACGGCGGCAAGTCCGCGGCCCGCCATCTGGCGCAGGTCCTCGGGCTGACGCTCTTCCGCGAACTGCGGCAGATGCGCCGCCCGCTGGCCTCCCCCGACACCGCGGGCGAGGCGCCCGCGGATCTGCCGGAGCCGGTCCTGCCGGCCGGGGTCACCGTCCGCACCTTCGTCCCGGGCCGGGACGACGAGGCGTGGCTCGCGGTGAACGCCGCCGCCTTCGCCCACCACCCCGAGCAGGGCGCGCTCACCCAGCGCGACCTCGACGACCGGAAGAACGAGCCCTGGTTCGACCCGCGCGGTTTCTTCCTCGCCGAACGCGGGGGCGAGGTGATCGGCTTCCACTGGACGAAGGTGCACGCCGCGGAGCAGCTCGGCGAGGTGTACGTCGTCGGGGTACGGCCCGATGCCCAGGGCGGCGGCCTCGGCCGGGTCCTCACCGCGATCGGGCTGCGGCATCTGGCCGCGCAGGGCCTGCCGACGGCGATGCTGTACGTCGACGCCGACAACACGGCGGCGGTACGGGTCTACGAGCGGCTCGGCTTCCGCACCCACGAGGTGGACCTGATGTACCGCACGGAGTCGTAG